The nucleotide window ACAGAGAGCGAATTACTGAACCCTCTGGTAAACCTGCCTTTTAATAAAGAAGAATTAATAAAAAAATTAGAAAGCGTAGATGCGGTTGCCGTAACCCATCTTCATCCTGATCATTGGGACGCTGCTGCTATTGAACTTCTTGATAAAAATATTCCGGTTATCTGCCCGGATGTTATTTCAAAACAGATTGCAGAACAAGGATTCACAAACATTATTGCTGTAAGTAATGATCCGGTTCAATTCAAAAATATTGAGATATCAACCACCAAAGGAAAGCATGGAACCGGAGAAATCGGAGAAAAAATGGGAATCGTGAATGGTTTTGTATTTAAAACAGACAATAAATCAGTATACATCGCAGGAGATACTATCTGGTACGATGAAATTGCTCAGGAAATCGATAAGCATCAGCCACAACACATTATTGTAGCAGGAGGCGCCGCTACTTTTTCCATAGGAGATCCTATTATTATGATCAGTGAAGATATCTTAAAAGTCTGTGAATATGCGCCGGAGTCTATTGTTTGGGTAACGCATCTGGAAACTTTAAGTCATTGCAGGGAAAACAGAAAATTTATTAAAGAGAAAATCAATGAAAACAGACTGGAGGAGAGATGTTTTGTACTTGATGACGGTGAAGAGGCTGAATTAAAATTTTAATTAATAAAACTGTTTAAAGAAGCAAAAAATAAAGGATAGAAGGCAATGATTAATTACCTTCTATCCTTTAAACTTATGTCTTAATCTTCTACATATTTATTTCTCGCAGCCTTCATCCCAAAATAGAGCATTAACAATACTGCCGAACTCAATAAATAAAACGAACTATTCCAGGAAATATCCCAGTCATGCAGTTTACCAAATAACGGAGGCCCAAAAGCAGCAATCAGATATCCTACCGACTGTGCCATCCCTGATATTTTAACCGCATTGATGCTGCTTTTCGTTCTCGTGGAAAAGAACAGAATGGATAAACTGAAAGACAATCCATTGGAAATCCCTATGATCACTGCATTTAAGTAAATCCATTGAGACTTCAGGAAGACAAACATCATCGTACTTCCGAACATCAGAGTGCAGATAAAAAGGATCATAGCTCTCTGGTCTTTCATTTTACTGGCAATAATCGGACAACAGAACGTTACGGGAATCATCGTAATCTGAATCACAAAAAACACCCAGCCTGAACTTTCGCCCTGCATATGAAAATCAGCAAGAAATGAAGGCAGCCAGGCTACCAGACAGTAATAAAATAAAGACTGCAGTCCCATAAAAATACTGATATTCCATGCCTGAGCAGATCTGAACATATTAAAATCTGAAGTACTGAGCGCCGTTTTGGGCTGATCAGGATTTCTTTTATTGAATATGAATTCCAATGATAAAACCATAAAACCCAATGCCGCAATCACCAGCCATATTCCCAGGGAACCTTTCCATCCGAATCCTGTCCATTCTCCGATTTTCACGCTAAATCCTGAAGCCAGAGCTGCTGTAAGATTCATCGATACAGCAAAAATGCCTGTCATGAGACCAATCTGCTTTGGGAAATTGTTTTTAACATATCCGGGAGTAACTACATTACCAATGCATATTCCCAAGCCAATGAATAGAGAACCTAAAAATAAAAGCCAAAGAGATCCGCTTATTCTTAAAAATAAACCAAAGCTTAAAATAATCA belongs to Chryseobacterium gleum and includes:
- a CDS encoding CynX/NimT family MFS transporter — encoded protein: MMKNEVKKNDSYVLLIINVLVVILISSNLRSPIVAVAPVLGEVRDALHLDNFQVSLLTSIPLFMFAACSVLVSRFSNKFGISKLLMYSLIILSFGLFLRISGSLWLLFLGSLFIGLGICIGNVVTPGYVKNNFPKQIGLMTGIFAVSMNLTAALASGFSVKIGEWTGFGWKGSLGIWLVIAALGFMVLSLEFIFNKRNPDQPKTALSTSDFNMFRSAQAWNISIFMGLQSLFYYCLVAWLPSFLADFHMQGESSGWVFFVIQITMIPVTFCCPIIASKMKDQRAMILFICTLMFGSTMMFVFLKSQWIYLNAVIIGISNGLSFSLSILFFSTRTKSSINAVKISGMAQSVGYLIAAFGPPLFGKLHDWDISWNSSFYLLSSAVLLMLYFGMKAARNKYVED
- a CDS encoding MBL fold metallo-hydrolase produces the protein MKLQLWRNATLQLNIDGVSILVDPMLGDKGSRGKMPMTESELLNPLVNLPFNKEELIKKLESVDAVAVTHLHPDHWDAAAIELLDKNIPVICPDVISKQIAEQGFTNIIAVSNDPVQFKNIEISTTKGKHGTGEIGEKMGIVNGFVFKTDNKSVYIAGDTIWYDEIAQEIDKHQPQHIIVAGGAATFSIGDPIIMISEDILKVCEYAPESIVWVTHLETLSHCRENRKFIKEKINENRLEERCFVLDDGEEAELKF